In Coffea eugenioides isolate CCC68of unplaced genomic scaffold, Ceug_1.0 ScVebR1_1261;HRSCAF=2082, whole genome shotgun sequence, the sequence TGAAAATCTGATTCCGAATCACAGCGGATGAGAACATGTCGAGCATCCATGTGTCCAACAGAGCATGCATCCTTTAAATCAAGAGAAAGAATGAACTTTCTGATCTCCTCCAATTTAGGACGACCACGAGAGAATTTTCCAACCAAGGCCAGATGAAAAGGAGAAGCTAACCTATTAATATCCTCAGGTGAAAAAAACACTGTAGCTTCTCCTTTATGAGTGGAGGGGGATTTAATGGAGATTGGAGACGAAGGAGGAGGGGCAAACAATTGAGCAAAAGACTTTTTTTCCCCCATTAAGAACTTAATATTCAATGAGGCATATTAACAAACATAAAGACGGCAAAACTAAAGCTCATACGGATAATGAAATTGGATAGATAAGAATTCCCAAATTTAACCAACAACCAAACGGTGGAAAAGGGACGTGATTTTAGTTAGGTGTTGCTATAGTTGCTTCGAAGACAAGTAAAGGCTCAAACACGAAAGGAGTCTACTTAATATTCAATGAGGCATATTAACAAACATAAAGATGGCAAAACTAAAGCTCATACAGTTAATGAATTTGGAAagataataatttccaaattttaCCAACAACCAGAAGATAAAACaaggtttgagaaaaagaagaaagggatCAATCAATACTAAGCATAAACGGTGGAAAGGGGACATGATTTTAGTTGGGTGTTGCTACCCATTTGGATGATAAACCTCGCCCTTTCCGTTTTCTTAATGCTTGGACTACTCATTCTGGCTTCTTGGAAGTCATTAGAACATCTTGGCAACAAGAGTGTGTTGGTGCTCCTATTCAAGTGCTTTGTTCCAAACTTAAACGTTTAAAGGCAGATATTAAAGTTTGGAATAAACATTATTTTggtaatatttttaataatgtGAAAAGGCTGAGGAGAAGGTCGTTATAGCTGAAAAACGGGTGGGGGAGGATATCTCGGTTGGAGCTCAGGAATCCTTACAGAAAGCCCAAGCGAAATTTCGTCAGAGCTTGCTAGTGGAAGAAAGCTTCTGGAAGCAAAAAGCAAGAGTTCGTTGGTTAGATTTAGGagataaaaatactaaattttttCATTCAGTGGTAAAGCAAAAGAGAATACAGTCGATTATTCACCGAGTTCAAGATGAGACAGGGAGCTGGTTATGCTCTGAAGCTGATATAGGGCATGAAGCTGTTAGGTTTTTTTCTTCCTTATTTGCTGCCGAGACTACATCTTGTTGGGATTTATCTGCCATTATCCCACAATTAATTCAGCCAGCTGGTAATGTAAAATTAGAAGAAATTCCTACAATGGAGGAGGTGCGGCAAGTGGTTTCTAATATGGATGGTGATAGTGCGGCAGGTCCTGATGGGTATACTGGAAAGTTTTTCACTTTTGCTTGGGATATAATTGGTCAAGATTTGTATAAGGCTGTTGTTAGTTTTTTTTGTGATGCTGAGTTGCCGAAACAAGTGACATCTACGCTACTGGTCTTAATTCCCAAGGTGAAGAACCCAAAGGATTTTTCTCAGTTTCGTCCAATTAGCCTATGCAATTTTATAAATAAGGTATTTTCGAAGCTTCTGGCTGATAGGTTGTCTCCGTTGCTCCTTCAAATTATATCTCCAAATAAAAGTGGATTTGTTCGTGGGAGGTTAATATCTGATAATTTCTTACTTGCTCAAGAAATTATTCTGGGTATTGGTAAGAAGAATAGGGGAGGGAATGTAGCTCTCAAATTGGATATGATTAAAGCTTATGATAGGGTTTCTTGGATGTTTTTGATCAATGTGTTACGTGCTTTTGGGTTTGGCGAAAGATGTATTGATTTGGTTTGGCGTCTTATATCTAATCCATGGTCTTCTGTTTTGATTAATGGAGTACCATGTGGTTTTTTTTCATCGTCTCGAGGCCTTCGTCAAGGGGACCCTTTGTCTCCTTCTTTGTTTATTATTGGCGCAGAGGTTCTTTCACGGCTTTTGAATCAACTTCTGCTGCATCCGCGATTTAATGGTTTCAAGGCTTCTCGAGGGTGTCCTCAAGTTAGTCATTTGGGGTATGCAGATGATATTCTTATTTTTTCTAGTGCCTCAGCAGTATCCCTGAAGCTTTTAATGGAAACGTTGGAAAGGTATGAAAGTGTTTCGGGGCAGAGGATAAATGCTTCTAAAAGTTGTTTCATGGTTCACCCGCGTCTACCTCGGCGTAGGAAGGCATTAATTCAGAATATAACGGGTTTTTCTCTCAAGGAATTTCTTGCTCGCTATCTTGGTTGTCCTCTAATGATGGGGAGACGTAAGAAGAACTATTTCCAGAATTTAGCCACGACAATGGCTGCTAGGATTAGTTCTTGAGAAAATCGTTTGTTGACGCTAGGAGGTAAGGTTGTTCTTATTAAAAATGTGCTGTCCTCGATTCCATTGCATTTGCTAGCTACTGTGTCACCTCCAAAATCTGTTTTTGCTCATCTTGATCGattatttgcttattttttttggggttcaGTAGACGGTGATTTAAAATACCATTGGATTCGTTGGGAGGATCTATGTGTTCCAAAAGAGGAGGGTGGGATTGGCTTTAGGTCGCTCAAGGATGTATTTCATGCCTTCTCCATTAAGTTATGGTGGAGGTTTCGACAAAATGCGTCTCTTTGGGCTAATTTTCTGATGGCCAAATATTGTTCAAATGCGCACCCAGGTATGGTTGTTGACTCAGCAAGGGCCTCTTATACGTGGCACAGGATGTTACATGTGCGGGAAATTGCTGAACAACATATAACCTTCATTGTTCATTCTGGGAGCTCCAATTTCTAGTTTGATAATTGGTTAGGATCAGGACCTCTGGCTTTGCGATTAGGGAGTGTTTCGGATCATAAAGTGtctaatttttttattgatgGCGGGTGGAATTTTCGGTTACTGAGTTCGTGGGTCCCTTCATCTATCATCAATGAGATACAAACGCTCTCTCTCCTTTAAATTGAGCATGGAGTGGAAGATTTGATGATTTGGGCTCCTTCTCAATTTGGAACTTTCACACTATGATCAGCTTTTAACCTGGTGCGATCACATATGCAACGGTCATTTATGTTTACAAAAATTTGGCATCCACGACTTCCTCTGAAGGTGTCTGTTTTTCTCCTTCGCTTGTTGAGAAATTGATTACCACTGGATTTGAAAATATGCAAACTCAGTATTTCTGGACCATCAAAGTGTTTTTGTTGTGTTCAGGCAAATGTTGAATCTATGGACCATGTTTTTTGTAATGGATAGGTAGCGGTATATGTTTGGAATTTCTTTGGCTCTGCTTCAGGCGTGCTGAATTTGGGTTGTTCGGTTCGTGCATATATTGCGAGTTGGTGATATAACGCAAGTAGGAATGGTTTTCTTGCATTTGTACATTTTATTATACCTTCTCTGATTTGCTAGATTATTTGGAAATCCAGAAATTTAGCACGTTTCGAAGGGAAAATTCTTTCTCACGTTGCTATTTGTGAGTTTGTTTTTGAAGAGGTGAAATACCTCTTTAGGTTGCAATTCCCTGAGCACCCATTCCTTTCCTCAACATGGATACAGTTTTATTCTTCGCTCTCTTCTCTTAATCGGACAGCTTCATTTAAGATTGTAAGGTGGTGTCGGCCACCTTTGGGTGTATTTAAGCTTAATACTGATGGCTGCTCAAGAGGTAACCCAGGGAGGGCAGGTGGTGGTGGGATTTTGTGTGATGATGAAGGCAATTTCTTGCTCgttttttcctcattttttggAAATGGAACCAGCATTCAAGCTAGGGGTGtgcatcgaattcgaattcggtaattcggaagtttgaattcggaatttttcgaaattttggtACCTGGTAATTCGACcgaattcgatttcgaattcaccaattccgaattcgaattcgtaccgaattcaattcggaattcggtaaattccgatttcaccgatttcaccgaattcggaaaaatttatatattattatataatataaaatttataataatatataataatatataaattttataaattttatattatattatattatattatatatattatataaattttatataatattatatagtataaattttatattacatgtataaaaaatatatttatatattaaaaacgaatttgaaatcgaaatcggaattcgaattccgatttcgaattgtgaattcgaaatcggaaattccgatttgaaaaactccattaccgaattcgaaccaaATTCGAAATATATGAATTCGGAAAATCCGAATTCGATTCCGATTTCCGATTTACCGATTTcgaaaattccgaattcaattcgaattcggtcggtaaatcggaatttttcgattttgcacaccCCTAATTCAAGCTGAGACGCGTGCTCTTCTCTTTGGGGTTAAGCTGTGTCTTTCTCGTGGTTATATTAACTTGCATATTGAAGTGGATTCTTTGGTTCTTGTTCACATCCTAAAACAGATATCTAGTTGTCCATGGAGTGTTCTTACAGAGGTTAAGCACCTTCTAAGGTTATCATCtaattttgttgaaatttctCATTGCTTTCGAGAAACTAATCAAGTTACTGATTGTTTATCTAACGTGGGGTGTGATTAAGGTTTCAATACAACGTATCTTCAGTTTTTAGACCTCCCTATTACAGCTCGTGGAGCGTTTCGGTTAGATAAAATAGGCCTGCCTTCAATTAGAAGATGTAAGAGCAAATGATGTAAAGGGAATACTTCCCCTATTCCTTCTCTAGCATTTGCTTCTTGGTATTATTTGGAGGTAAGGTCCATGTCCCCCTCCtgtgtttattttgtttttccaatAAAAgaccaaaatttaatttttttttttttaaaaaggataCCCTACCAAGGTTGTTAATTTTGGTGATTGGAATTGACAACAACAATCAAACAAACTTAAGTTTGTTGTTGAAGTTGAACTGGTTACAATTTGTGGAGTCCAAAAAATTAACCGAGATATATTACTGATGAATACTTTCGTCAAACAGGTTAGTTGGCATTTGATCCTATTTATCCATTGTGTATAGATTGGTTACTGACGAAAAATTTGGTGTGATGACAACTTATATTAGATATTGTTCTGGTCACATATGTTGGAGATAACCAATGTAAAGATATCTTTATAATGCGATTTAGGACAGACTATTTATGATATCGTGCAAATTAgatgacaaaaaaagaaagaaaaagaagatagaattttttttttcaaattgtgagaaaatcaatttttgagatgcTTTTCAAAAAGCTTATTTGTTATTCTCATGTGCCTCATATCTTTTAGCAAGATATTTTGGACTTTGTGATAGATATGGATCCTTATTATGGTtatgtttcaaaatttggtaatACATGGAAAGTAGATTTTGATTAAGACTGGTATATAGATAATGGAGAAATTTGGAAGTAAATAgagggatgggttgggtggtTCGGGGGGAGGGATTGTAAGTGAGAGATCCCAAATTCGAACCCTGTAATTTACACTATAAAAAAGAAGATAGagaaatttatgaaaattttgaattagttAATGATTCTAGGCTGCATGCATTGTTTGGTGCAATTATTAACAAGAATTTTTGAATGAGGcagataaaaaaaattgcataaattatGGATGCGCACAAAGATGAAATGAAGTCATTGGTGGAATTGAAGAGGTCATTGAAGACATTGGTGAGACAGAAATTGTTGATTTTTGCTATTGATAAATTATTTAAGGAGAAAAATTAATTAATGAAGTTGGTTAATACCAATTATGAAGTTGTGAGATTAAGTGAAAGTTGTATCTCTACTTTAATTAGTTGGATTGATGGCATGAACCAATCAAAACGAAAGTATAGTTATGCTAGAAATTTTGGTGCTAATAATTATGATTTTGtgcttttagaaaatttttttggtgaTGGAAAAATTAAATTATGGAATATTTGATGAAGAGTGCGTGAACATATTtgagtttttcaacaaaggagaTGATGCCAAGAAATTATTTGACAAGTACGAGTTCCATACAATACCTTGTGTGAAGATGAAACTTAGAGTCATTTGCAAGTTAGTGTTTGCATCATTTATACATCAATCGAATTATTCATGGAGATTCATCATTGATACATCATTTATACATCATTGATAGTATTGGAAGTAATGACAATAGAGAGGCCATGATGAAAATCAAACTAAGCTATTTTATATCCTAATtattttagtttcttgttttggCGTTACTAGATTAAAGCtttgtttgataattcaattcaacacttaaaatTAATAGGTTTAGATCTTAACATGTTCAAAtgtatttaataataaaaaatagaacattcaaattaattaagtggcactaaatttttttaaaaaaacttgctttgaaaaataagtgaaaaactattcacttatcatttaatgtgatatacactcaaatacatcaaatttagtacttaacaatttaataatttaacaaattcatatttcagatttcaattttcaaacatCATCAAATGCACCCTAAATCTTCAAGgagtttactttttttttttggtcgatTAGAGTCCTTACACTTATTGGTTTCTTTTATATGTCCTAGTGGGTTGAACAGTCAAGTCTTGGTAAGTCTAGTCCTAGTGATAATTGGTTTAGcgagtttccttttctttataaTTTGAGtctcactacaacaaaaatggtctTTAGCGGCATTTAAAGGTGTCAGTTTAAATAATCTAACCTGATACTTTATCTATCCTCACACTTAGGgcgagtgttgtcccttccaatgtggggatagcttcaaatctttagcagcattcaaatgtgtcagGAAAACCATGCTGCTATAGCATTCCTTCTGCcaacaaaaactattttttgtgATAATCGAAAGTGTTCTTATAGCATTAGAACATCAGTAGCGGATCAGTAGGTATTCTATTTATGAAGGCATCTTCAGTTGTCTTAATATATGGCTTTAAGGTCACGCAGCCATGTGAATATACACTGCTTTGGACAACATGGCCATTTGTCATTAGTGTTTTCGAAGCTAAGCTAtactgacacttttaattgccaggagttttttctctatttttttttatatggaagCAACCTGCAATTAGTCCTTCCTGCTGTACATTCCATCAACCAGAATCCCAagggacttgtaaaattatcccaaagagcAGAATGCATAGAGCAATTTAAAAGAAGAAGTCAatactcaaatatatttcaTTGAATTAAAAGTCGATAACAAGTATTAAAATCGCAAACAAGTGCTAAAAGCAAGTACTAAAATCCCAAACCAGTACCAAAAGATTGTCATTTACAATAACTTGAAAGACTTTCTTGTGCACAAACTAAAAGACTCTCATCCCTAACAAGTTGAAAGAAGTAGAATtagcttccaaactttccaTTTTGTTGAGAGTCCTCAGTCATAACCATGAAGTCCCCATCATTCTTCAGCTGTTTCCACCTGTACACAAAGACCAAGGCGATCATTAGATCATCATAGCTAGAactaaaattccagaaatctacAATGTATTTAAGTGCATATCTCACCAAATGACAAGGCCAAGAAATTGGTGCACCAAGTGCATCTTGAATTGTTTGTTGCAAATCATACGGTCTAATCAATTGCTCACGTAGACTCATTGCAACTTGTATCTGTATTTCACACCAATTTGGCCCAAGAGCTTGTCCGCCGACCTCATCCAATGGATTCAGACTCCGTAAATATCCCTTTGCCACGATTTTTGTTGGGTCAAACAAACTTTTTAGTGAAACCATATTCCCTACCTAGTAAAGATccaacaagtacaagaatcaaacTCATGCCAAATTACAGTTTACAAATGTGAAAGTTTAAAAGTTGTAAATACTTACTCGAATAGATCGCGTGGCTCACGATGGAGTTTGGCTTGACACATTGTTagatgatgatgaaggatgTCTCGGGCTGTCAATTGGAGAGCCCCTTCCATGTTGAACTAAAACCATTTTCTTCAAACTGGCTATTTCATCATCTTGTCGCTGAAGCCTTTCCTCCAAACGGACCAATGTTGACTGTTGTTGAACACTTATATGGTAACATGTGTTACGACTAGTAATGTCTTCCCATAAGTCCGTTGGATTCACACCGTCACTAAACAAGCGAACATGACCATGTTTGTCTTGCCCAACCACCTAGGCAAATATGTCATTGCGACCAACTGGATCTTGCGACTCCGATGGAAGCTGATTTTTCAGctcattcattttttcctacaTAATAAAGGAAAACACTTGTTATTGCAAAAGCCTGTCTGAAAACAATGGTAGAATTTATAGGCTTGTGTTCTCGGATCCTTACCGAATTCTCAGCAACTATGGTACTTGATGGAGTTCCATCGGCATGGGTATAAAACTTATTGAATATTTCTACTCTAGTAGGAGGTCTTCCCAACTGTTTGGCCTAtaagaaattgaatttttttaattatagttttagcatttagcatataattaaaaaacaagttaacatatttttttaattatagttttagcatttagcatataattaaaaaacaagTTAACATAATGAAACATGTACGagtaaaaaaaattagcaactaAAAAAAGGATGAGATATCACCAAGTGTTTTCGAAGATGGGCAAATGACTTTTTTCCAGTTGTGTGgttcatcttcttctcccctctagctttcttgttcctctcacttagtttctaaatttcaaaatcaaaaccaaGATTACAGCATTGAATAAACACAACTTTATGAAGAATGTTGTAGTTGATTTGTACCTTTgcttctttacttttccaataAGCCCAAAGTTTGATCCATTGCTCTTCCCGTACCCTTATGTCCTTTTGAAACCGAGCTTCAGCATTTGGCACGGCAGGATCAAAATATGTAGCCTTTAAATCTGCCTTCCAGCTTCTCCATTTTTTGCCAATAGATCTTAAGGTCCAAGCTTCTAGTCCCATAGGCAAAGCAAACCTTTCCTGAAACGTAGTTAGGAACTAGAAAATCAACATAACTTCACAGTAATTTTTGTAGAAAGCATACATAATACAAAAGCTACCATTACCTTTATCACTTCTAACATGTCCATTTTAAGTTTCCTTGGCATCTTAAGCCAACTTTCAACATCTATTGGACAATACATACCATTCCTAGCCAAACTGCCCAAGAATTCAGAAAAAGAGGTTTTCTCACTTATTGGGATCCCATTGTCATCGAGTTTAATCTCAATCCGTGGAAAGTCCTTAGGCCGACCCCAAATTTCTTTCATAAATGTAGGGCCTCGGGTTTTCTGATGTACTTCACTTGAATCATTTGTAGTTTCTTTTCCTGTATTAAATAAGAAAAGGGTGCAAGTTATGAACATAAAAAATGCACTTCTGGAATTGGTTCAAACAGTTAGTAATACCTGCATCGTCCGAGTTGCATGACATGAAGGTGGTGTCATTGGAATGTTGACCTTGAGAatcctgatttggattttttttcagTTGGTACGTGCCTTGTTCCAAGTGGAGATTGTTGAATTGGAGAGTTCTGGCACTGCTCATGCGACTGTGAACCTCCATCAGCTTGTTGAGTAACTTGGTCACCTGATTCATGCATTATTCCCAATGTAGAATTCTGGATTGGAGATTGAGGTGCCCGAGCAGCTTCTCCTTGAACTTGTTCAATTacattttcatggcttgttccAAGTGGAGGCTGCTGCCTTGTTTCATGACATGAGGGAGGTTGCTCAATTGGTTCATCTCTCAATCCATTGGCAGTGCGCTTACATTTTCGACCTCCACGGGCCATACCTGCATAATTCACCATTTATTTGATACCAGGTCCACcaccatatatatatttttttggggGAAGAAAGGGACAAATGTAAATGTGTAGCCTTTATTGAAGCAGACACTCTACCTATAGCAGTGCATCAATCTGGGATAATGGATAAAGTATACAAACTAAAATTAATGAACAAGTTATCTTGACTACAGCGTACACTGCAAGCCGAGCTCAAGCATACTTTTATTGAACTAATTTTGAGTTGCAACGAATATTATTGAATCTATTGTATATCAAACTCGGGCAGTTTGCTTCtaattatatttgaaaaacctTTTTGCTTATAAATCAGAACTTGAAAACAGCTTTAAGAACTTGAAGATTACAGTTGGGTAAATTTGACGAAACCCACAAATCAATTCTCAAAATCCTAATACTATCATCTCTATCAACAAAATGTTCTCACGTCACAAGGTCTGCTCAGGTCATGTAGTTCCATTTGAGAGGTTACTAAAAAGTTCCCATGGAAAGTAAAAACAGAGCAGAACCAAAAGAAGTCCATCATTCATGGGGAAACCCCCTACTTGCTCAAATCAAGCAGTCCAGCACACAATCATTTGCTggtgaaaaacaaaactaacataATAGGCATTTTAGAACCCAATATCTACCAAGTACTAGCAAAGACACTTACAATTTTCAACAATCATACTAGAATCCAAAGCTATCATTTTCATTTGTGACTACAAATTTCCTCATAAACAATCAGCACCAACAATTTAGAAGTCCAGGATTCATGAGGAaaaaaactttggaaatttactCTTTAAAGTTGTAACAGAAAGCAACTGACAATACACAACACTATGTCGCATTCGACAGCTCTCACAAGCCACATTGTCCTAATCTGACAAGAAAGAAGAACAGATAGCATTTCTACCAGGCTTTCGACCTATGCAACTAGAAATGTGCTTCTCAGAAACGAAGAAGGAGGTTGTCAGAAATGGGAATCGAACAACCTAAATTAGACAGATGTCTACCATGCAATGCAAAATTAGACACAAAATACTGAAATTACCTCAAACTATGGCTTGAATCCCTAACTTCTTAGTTTCCCCAAGCTTAAAGATCTGAACTTCAGCTTTCACCCAAGCTTTGAAGCCCTAATTTCTCATTCCTTGCCACCAAGCCAATGCAACAGCCGAATTAGGGATTTTCATGGTGCAAGCTCAACAAAGTTACCTAAATGGGTTCGAGTTCATGGACGGGTTTATCCAAATTGGTGGTGCGAGCTtgaaacagagagagagggCAAAGGGAAGGGACAACGAGAGAGGGAGAAGATGTCTGAAATAAAGGCGGTACTAATGACGCCAAAGTAAATTAGTCAAgcctcttgaatttttcaatttgccGCGCTAATTTTTATGTGTTTGGGCAAGATTTTGTTAAAGCTacataacaactaaaaatgttATTACagctatatacaatataatataacaactacaaaaataacaacttaaaattttgttaaagctatataacaagtaaaaattttgttaaagctatACACAATATAGTGTAACAACtaaaaatatcttaaattaaaaattttgtgaaGCTAACAAAAAACATGAATTTAATCAAAATGTTTTCGGTACCCAATTTATTTTATGCTACTAGCAATTATGTACGGCTTGTAGTCTAACAAGCCGTTAGAAGGATCGAATTAGTTTATGGAACATAAAAATAAACTTGTGAATACATGAACTTTCCACTGATAAATGTTAGGATTAGAATTGATTgaacatatatatattcaatattttcaattccaaagcaattgtCGTTCAACTTTGTGTTTATTATAAGCTATTAAACACTTAGAAGATCTTAAATTTGAACATTTCACTGCAATTGCCGTGTAACTTTGCGTTAATTAGAAGCAATTAAACACTTAGAatattcaatgttttcaattccaaagcaattgccgTGTAACTTTGCATTAATTAGAAGCAATTAAACACTTAGAatattcaatgttttcaattccaaagcaattgccgTTCAACTTTGTGTTAATTAGAAGCTATTAAACACTTACAAGATCTTAAATTTGAACTTTCCACTAATAAACGTTAAATTAGTGGAAAGTTTGATGGTCAATCCAAAATTTCGACAAAATCGATTAAACTCTCCCAAAGATCAGTTATGGAGTGGACATATATGCAATAACAATCCAAGTCCGGAATGATCGGTTCGGTCGATTCGACCGGTTCAATTGTGTCTCCAGTCTTGTTCAATGGTTAAtccaaaaattcaattaaacCGAACAACCTTCAATCAAAGATTAGTTATGGAGTATATATACAGAATATGCAATAACAATGTTTGATCAGTATGATCGGTTTGATCTATTCGATCGTGCTTGACCGGTTCGATCGTGTCTCCAGTCACTTTAATGGTTAATccaaaattttgactaaaccgattaaattcGATCAAACATCAGTTCGACCGGAAATTTAGAGAATTTCActttttgaattgttatttatttaaaaaataatttttccattgtattaaaaaattatttaagaaatttagCGATTAAAGTTTCAAATTATTTCTATTGATCAAAAATTAGAGAGGGGTGATTGGAAATCAAAAATTGGATGTTTGGTCTGAATTGATTTGCAAAAATTGCATTATATCTTACACTCAAAAgtttaaaaaacaaaacaaagaaatgattattgtaattatcaaaaataataataacaattttGTTAAAACATTTAACGAATCATAATCAAACTTGAAAGTGAATTTGATGGATAGCAATTTCCCATAACACAAAGGCATTTAGAGATTGCACAGAACATTTCAATTGAGACCATGTATGGTGTACGGGCAGGTGCTTGAATAAACACCATGATCTGCAATTCCGCAAATTTGAAACCATATTTGTCCCTTCAAATTTAGTTTGATGTATACAATAATCAAACGAACCAAAACTCACAACCTTCAAGTAATTTTAGACCAACGAAATGTAGACAAGTAATTGCAGCCAGTAGTAGAGCCTTAGCAATTGAAACATATAACAAATAATTCTGGGCCAACAAGCTTAGCAACTATAAAAGATACTAAATCAGATTATATTGGGACAAATCAACTTCAATCCCAAGTCCATCCTCACGAACCCAACTAATTTCCTCATTTTCATTCTCAACAACAGGATTGCCAACATCACTTTGCAAATATGTCTCAACATCCATGGTTGTGCCCATGTTATATCCACCTCTTGCAGTGGTAGAGATAACAACTTGCCAATCCTTATCAGTTGGATCTTCCACATAAAAAACCTGTGATGCTTGTGAAGCGAGTATAAATGGCTCAACATGAGGCCTCACATTTGCAAAATTGACTACAGTAAACCCATCAGCATCTTGTTTCATTCTCGAACCATTTGATATCCAATCACATTTGAATAACACCACCCGATGACCTCCATAAATTAATTCAACAACATTTTTCAAGACGCCGAAGTAGACtagttcactcaaaactggattttgatccCTTATACTTGCAAAACTGGATGTTGTTGCATTGACTGTAACACCACTATTctgcgtttttcttttcttctcaacttCATTGGTGTGAAACCGAAATCCATTAACAACATACTTGTCATGTTGGATTCCAACAACATCTGGACCTTTAGCAAGGAACCTCAAGTCTCTCAACACCGAAACATTTTGAGGAAGTTCTAACTTGTCaatctgtaaaaaaaaaaaaagatgataaaACTATATTTGAAGTCCTACAATTCAAATTGTACTTAATATTCAGAATTTTACGTACATGTTCAGCAAACCAACAAGCAAAATTTTCGCTGTGCAAGCGCTCTTTTAGATGCTGTGGAACTTGAGGATGCCATTCTTCTATCAATCTACGATGCTGCCTAGAAGTACATGAGTCAAAATTGTAATCATACATTGAA encodes:
- the LOC113755171 gene encoding uncharacterized protein LOC113755171 encodes the protein MARGGRKCKRTANGLRDEPIEQPPSCHETRQQPPLGTSHENVIEQVQGEAARAPQSPIQNSTLGIMHESGDQVTQQADGGKETTNDSSEVHQKTRGPTFMKEIWGRPKDFPRIEIKLDDNGIPISEKTSFSEFLGSLARNGMYCPIDVESWLKMPRKLKMDMLEVIKERFALPMGLEAWTLRSIGKKWRSWKADLKATYFDPAVPNAEARFQKDIRVREEQWIKLWAYWKSKEAKAKQLGRPPTRVEIFNKFYTHADGTPSSTIVAENSEKMNELKNQLPSESQDPSTLVRLEERLQRQDDEIASLKKMVLVQHGRGSPIDSPRHPSSSSNNVSSQTPSWKQLKNDGDFMVMTEDSQQNGKFGS